In Streptomyces durocortorensis, a genomic segment contains:
- a CDS encoding S8 family serine peptidase: MTAGTGRARLRVRGALALAASLSVVLVGTAQPAAAADVQSKQWYLGAMQAEEMWKVTTGEGIKVAVIDTGVNSSTPSLQGQVLAGVDATGAPGDETDDYNGHGTTMAELIAGTGKGGGLKGLAPGARIVPMRVSDTDFRNKHSSTVYSSADAIRAAADSDAKIISMSFGSEFPMERERAAVEYAGSKGKLFFAAVGNEAKRGKKEDYPAAYPEVVGVASADRAGKVAEYSQYGATVDIASPGNDIPRWCDNSFQRYCDGDGGTSAATAIASASAALVWSANPDWTANQVLNVLFDTASRDWKKGERSKYLGHGLIRPSMNILKGKGDPGAPDISPLTKKKTTGPADSSAPGDSSAPDASATPQPAKNDGKSDEQVAAAEETKSSGSSGGESQLGLIIGVSAGAAVLAGVAYAVMRRRRAA; this comes from the coding sequence ATGACAGCAGGAACGGGCCGGGCCCGGTTGCGTGTGCGCGGCGCACTGGCTCTCGCTGCCTCGTTGAGTGTGGTCCTCGTCGGTACGGCACAGCCTGCCGCAGCTGCGGATGTGCAGTCGAAGCAGTGGTACCTCGGTGCGATGCAGGCTGAGGAAATGTGGAAGGTCACGACAGGTGAAGGCATTAAAGTCGCTGTCATTGACACAGGTGTGAACTCGTCCACCCCGTCGCTACAAGGACAAGTTCTCGCGGGGGTCGATGCCACTGGTGCTCCGGGGGACGAGACTGACGACTACAACGGGCACGGCACGACCATGGCTGAGTTGATCGCTGGCACGGGGAAGGGCGGCGGTCTGAAGGGCCTTGCCCCAGGAGCCCGGATCGTTCCCATGAGGGTCTCGGACACCGATTTCAGGAACAAGCACTCGTCCACTGTGTATAGCTCTGCCGATGCCATCCGTGCCGCCGCAGACAGTGACGCGAAGATCATCAGCATGTCGTTCGGCAGTGAGTTCCCCATGGAGCGCGAGCGTGCGGCCGTTGAATACGCTGGCAGCAAGGGGAAGCTGTTCTTTGCTGCTGTGGGCAACGAGGCGAAAAGGGGAAAGAAGGAGGACTACCCTGCTGCATACCCTGAGGTTGTAGGCGTTGCCTCGGCGGACCGCGCAGGCAAGGTTGCTGAGTACTCTCAATATGGTGCCACCGTGGACATCGCCTCCCCCGGCAACGACATCCCGCGCTGGTGCGACAACTCCTTCCAGCGCTACTGCGACGGCGACGGCGGCACCAGCGCAGCCACCGCCATCGCCTCCGCCTCCGCAGCCCTCGTCTGGTCCGCCAACCCCGACTGGACCGCCAACCAAGTGCTCAACGTCCTCTTCGACACCGCCAGCCGGGACTGGAAGAAGGGCGAGCGCAGCAAGTACCTCGGTCACGGTCTGATCCGCCCCTCGATGAACATCCTCAAGGGCAAGGGTGACCCCGGCGCCCCGGACATCAGCCCGCTCACCAAGAAGAAGACGACCGGCCCTGCCGACTCGTCCGCGCCCGGTGATTCGTCCGCGCCCGACGCCTCCGCCACACCGCAGCCCGCCAAGAACGACGGCAAGAGCGATGAGCAGGTCGCAGCGGCGGAGGAGACCAAGTCCTCCGGCTCCTCGGGCGGCGAAAGCCAGTTGGGCCTGATCATCGGCGTGTCAGCAGGGGCGGCCGTGCTCGCAGGTGTTGCCTACGCCGTGATGCGCAGGCGTCGCGCCGCCTGA
- a CDS encoding WXG100 family type VII secretion target encodes MADQKISDATLLKLEGDLTLKFNSVKGQLKQLHGTIDSLEGKWKGIGANQFNAKQEQINQRMVSLAKQLLRFQEAIKAARTISGNTEDEIRQALQGVDVVDGYSSKETERASSLNSF; translated from the coding sequence ATGGCGGATCAGAAGATCTCCGATGCCACACTCCTGAAGCTGGAGGGCGACCTCACCCTGAAGTTCAACTCGGTGAAGGGGCAGCTCAAGCAGCTCCACGGGACCATCGACAGCCTCGAAGGCAAGTGGAAGGGCATCGGGGCCAACCAGTTCAACGCCAAGCAGGAACAGATCAACCAGCGCATGGTCAGCCTGGCCAAGCAGCTTCTCCGGTTCCAGGAGGCCATCAAGGCCGCACGTACGATCTCGGGCAACACCGAGGACGAGATTCGACAGGCCCTCCAGGGCGTGGACGTCGTCGATGGCTACTCCAGCAAGGAGACCGAAAGGGCGTCCAGCCTGAACAGCTTCTGA
- a CDS encoding WXG100 family type VII secretion target: MANNNDGTTVVTYASLDLAAGEIERQSKQLAQDLDEIKTMVASVSELWEGEAKEAYRLSQVKWNEDAGFIRDNLKDIAQKVREAAPLYRSGDKRSAANF; this comes from the coding sequence ATGGCGAACAACAACGACGGTACGACGGTTGTCACTTATGCGAGCCTGGATCTCGCGGCCGGTGAGATCGAGCGGCAGAGCAAGCAGCTCGCCCAGGACCTGGACGAGATCAAGACCATGGTCGCGTCGGTCTCGGAGCTGTGGGAGGGCGAGGCGAAGGAGGCGTACCGCTTGTCCCAGGTGAAGTGGAACGAGGACGCGGGGTTCATCCGGGACAACCTCAAGGACATCGCGCAGAAGGTCCGTGAGGCGGCCCCTCTGTACCGCAGCGGCGACAAGCGCTCCGCAGCGAACTTCTGA
- the eccCa gene encoding type VII secretion protein EccCa, which produces MSQIVVKRPPRALPTEVPVEQVQLQPPPELPRGQQEGALMQLLPMLGMGGSVVFFFMTPNPIMRIMGMIMIASTVAMAIAMLVRYRRGTQGQLADLRRDYLKYLTQTRRTVLKTARKQRDAQFYLHPSPEQLWALVAEGSRVWERRAGDADFAQVRIGLGGQELATPLIAPETAPVDELEPLAAGAMQQFLATHSTVDGLPMAVSLRAFYHLTISGHADSARSAARAVVGGLASLHSPEDLVIAVATGAEAAPQWEWAKWLPHAQASGPGDGAGSRRLITTSSLALEELLAGRLEGRPRFQPGGQPLVDQPHIVVVLDGESVPPMSVLASAEGLQGVTVIEVVPGEVTGARGGLSIVVQPKSLQLESGQGLVYDGVPDLLSYEAAEALARQLAPLHMATGGDDDEPLLANLEFTDLLNLGDAASIDVGRTWRPRSQAERLRVPIGVGEGGAPVMLDLKEAAQEGMGPHGLCVGATGSGKSELLRTLVLGLAVTHTSETLNFVLADFKGGATFAGMAQMPHVAAVITNLADDLTLVDRMGDSIRGELNRRQEMLRDAGNYANIHDYEKARAAGAPLQPIPSLVLVIDEFSELLTAKPDFIEMFVQIGRIGRSLGVHLLLASQRLEEGRLRGLETYLSYRVGLRTFSAAESRAALGVPDAYHLPNVPGSGLLKFGTEEMVRFKAAYVSGVYRSGANRAATPGAPLPVDRRPVPFTAAPVPVQYVQPVPQPGGVPEQRAAEDDALADTVLDVIVRRLEGRGASAHQVWLPPLDNPPSLDELLPGLSPVRGRGLTQPGFEGSGRLVVPLGVIDKPFEQRRDTLYRDFSGAAGHMQITGGPQSGKSTLLRTLIAGFALTHTPEEVQFYGLDFGGGGMSSIAGLPHVGGVASRLDPERVRRTVAEVYGIMARREEYFRSAGIDSIATFRRMRARGEISVTDQPWGDVFLVIDGWGSFRTDYEGLETAATDIAARGLGYGIHLIVTASRSMEVRASLKDHLMNRLELRLGDVMDSELDRKVAANVPAGVPGRGLTPEKLHFMAAVPRIDGINSDSDLSEATAAMNLEVTRHWTAAPAPAVRLLPRSLPASELPAGYAVPERGIAFGIDENNLEPVFLNFEQDPFFLAFGESESGKSNLLRLIIKQLTERYDGDSCKLFVIDNRRSLLDVTPPSHLAEYIPMSNNMDHHMVALHDLMKRRTPSADVTAQELRDQSWWQGPKVYVVIDDFDLVSTSSGNPLAPITEMLPFARDVGVRFIIARSTAGASRALYEPFLQRMIELGAQGVVLSGDPNEGDIIGNVRARPMPTGRGIFVTRRRGNPLVQTGLVGGER; this is translated from the coding sequence GTGAGCCAGATCGTCGTCAAGCGCCCACCGCGGGCCCTGCCCACCGAAGTGCCGGTCGAACAGGTGCAGTTGCAACCTCCGCCGGAGCTCCCCCGAGGCCAGCAGGAGGGCGCTCTGATGCAGCTCCTGCCGATGCTGGGCATGGGCGGTTCGGTCGTCTTCTTCTTCATGACGCCGAACCCGATCATGCGCATCATGGGCATGATCATGATCGCCTCGACGGTCGCCATGGCCATCGCGATGCTCGTACGGTACAGGCGGGGCACCCAGGGGCAGCTCGCCGATCTGCGCCGCGACTATCTGAAGTACCTGACGCAGACCAGGCGCACCGTGCTCAAGACCGCGCGCAAGCAGCGCGACGCGCAGTTCTACCTCCACCCCTCTCCCGAGCAGCTGTGGGCGCTCGTGGCCGAGGGCAGCCGGGTGTGGGAACGGCGGGCCGGTGACGCGGACTTCGCGCAGGTGCGTATCGGTCTGGGCGGTCAGGAACTGGCCACGCCGCTCATCGCCCCCGAGACGGCGCCCGTCGACGAGCTGGAACCGCTGGCCGCCGGTGCGATGCAGCAGTTCCTGGCGACACACTCCACGGTGGACGGCCTGCCGATGGCCGTCTCGTTGCGGGCGTTCTACCACCTGACGATCAGCGGTCACGCGGATTCGGCGCGCTCGGCGGCGCGTGCCGTGGTCGGCGGGCTGGCCTCCCTGCACTCCCCCGAGGACCTGGTGATCGCGGTCGCGACGGGCGCGGAGGCGGCACCGCAGTGGGAGTGGGCGAAGTGGCTCCCGCACGCGCAGGCCTCCGGGCCGGGGGACGGCGCCGGGAGCCGGCGGCTCATCACGACGAGTTCCCTGGCCCTGGAGGAGCTGTTGGCGGGCCGGCTGGAGGGCAGGCCCCGCTTCCAGCCCGGCGGGCAGCCGCTCGTGGACCAGCCGCACATCGTGGTGGTCCTGGACGGGGAGTCGGTGCCGCCCATGTCGGTGCTCGCCTCGGCCGAGGGCCTTCAGGGTGTGACGGTCATCGAGGTCGTACCGGGCGAGGTCACCGGGGCCCGCGGGGGCCTGTCCATCGTGGTGCAGCCGAAGTCGTTGCAGCTGGAGTCGGGGCAGGGGCTGGTCTACGACGGGGTTCCCGACCTGCTGAGTTACGAGGCCGCCGAGGCGCTGGCCCGGCAGCTGGCCCCGCTGCACATGGCGACGGGCGGGGACGACGACGAGCCCCTGCTGGCCAACCTGGAGTTCACCGATCTGCTGAACCTGGGGGACGCGGCCTCCATCGACGTCGGCCGGACCTGGCGCCCGCGCTCCCAGGCCGAACGGCTGCGGGTGCCGATCGGCGTGGGCGAGGGCGGCGCCCCGGTGATGCTGGACCTGAAGGAGGCGGCGCAGGAAGGCATGGGCCCGCACGGCCTCTGCGTGGGCGCCACCGGCTCCGGCAAGTCCGAGCTGCTGCGCACGCTCGTGCTCGGCCTCGCCGTCACCCATACGTCGGAGACGCTCAACTTCGTCCTCGCCGACTTCAAGGGTGGTGCCACCTTCGCCGGTATGGCGCAGATGCCCCACGTCGCGGCCGTGATCACCAACCTCGCGGACGACCTGACCCTGGTCGACCGTATGGGTGACTCCATCCGCGGTGAGCTCAACCGGCGCCAGGAGATGCTGCGCGACGCGGGCAACTACGCCAACATCCACGACTACGAGAAGGCACGCGCGGCGGGTGCGCCGTTGCAGCCGATCCCCTCGCTCGTTCTGGTCATCGACGAGTTCAGCGAACTCCTCACCGCCAAGCCCGACTTCATCGAGATGTTCGTCCAGATCGGCCGTATCGGCCGTTCCCTGGGTGTACATCTGCTGCTGGCCTCGCAGCGCCTGGAAGAGGGGCGGCTGCGCGGTCTGGAAACGTATCTCTCCTACCGGGTCGGCCTGCGGACCTTCTCGGCCGCCGAGTCCCGGGCGGCGCTGGGCGTGCCCGACGCGTACCACCTTCCGAATGTTCCCGGCTCCGGGCTGCTGAAGTTCGGTACGGAGGAGATGGTCCGGTTCAAGGCCGCGTACGTCTCCGGGGTGTACCGCTCGGGCGCCAACCGGGCCGCTACGCCGGGTGCTCCGCTTCCGGTGGACCGCAGGCCCGTTCCGTTCACGGCCGCCCCGGTGCCGGTTCAGTACGTTCAGCCCGTGCCGCAGCCCGGTGGCGTACCGGAGCAGCGTGCGGCGGAGGACGACGCGCTGGCGGACACGGTGCTCGATGTGATCGTGCGCCGGCTGGAGGGGCGCGGTGCCTCGGCCCATCAGGTGTGGCTGCCGCCGCTGGACAATCCGCCGTCGCTGGACGAGCTGCTGCCGGGGCTCTCTCCGGTGCGGGGCCGGGGGCTGACGCAGCCCGGTTTCGAGGGCTCGGGCCGGCTGGTCGTCCCCCTGGGGGTGATCGACAAGCCGTTCGAGCAGCGGCGCGACACCCTCTACCGGGACTTCTCCGGCGCCGCCGGTCACATGCAGATCACCGGAGGGCCGCAGTCCGGCAAGTCGACGCTGCTGCGGACACTCATCGCCGGTTTCGCCCTGACCCACACCCCGGAGGAAGTCCAGTTCTACGGACTCGACTTCGGTGGTGGCGGTATGTCCTCTATCGCGGGTCTGCCGCATGTCGGCGGCGTCGCGTCCCGCCTGGACCCCGAGCGGGTGCGCCGTACGGTCGCCGAGGTGTACGGCATCATGGCGCGACGCGAGGAGTACTTCCGCAGCGCCGGGATCGACTCCATCGCCACCTTCCGCCGGATGCGGGCGCGCGGTGAGATCTCGGTGACCGACCAGCCGTGGGGTGATGTCTTCCTGGTCATCGACGGGTGGGGCAGCTTCCGGACGGACTACGAGGGGCTGGAGACGGCGGCCACCGACATCGCGGCCCGCGGACTCGGCTACGGCATCCACCTGATCGTCACGGCGTCGCGTTCCATGGAGGTCCGGGCCAGCCTCAAGGACCACCTCATGAACCGCCTGGAGCTGCGGCTCGGCGATGTGATGGACTCCGAACTGGACCGCAAGGTGGCGGCGAACGTACCCGCCGGGGTACCGGGCCGCGGCCTGACCCCGGAGAAGCTGCACTTCATGGCGGCGGTACCGCGGATCGACGGCATCAACTCCGACAGCGACCTCTCCGAGGCCACCGCGGCGATGAACCTGGAGGTCACCCGGCACTGGACGGCGGCGCCCGCACCTGCGGTGCGTCTGCTGCCCCGTTCGCTCCCGGCGAGCGAGCTTCCGGCGGGGTACGCGGTTCCGGAGCGGGGCATCGCGTTCGGCATCGACGAGAACAACCTGGAGCCGGTCTTCCTCAACTTCGAGCAGGACCCGTTCTTCCTGGCGTTCGGCGAGAGCGAGTCCGGCAAGTCCAACCTGCTGCGGTTGATCATCAAGCAGCTGACCGAGCGCTACGACGGGGACTCCTGCAAGCTCTTCGTCATCGACAACCGGCGTTCGCTGCTGGATGTGACCCCGCCCTCGCACCTGGCGGAGTACATCCCGATGTCCAACAACATGGACCATCACATGGTGGCCCTGCACGACCTGATGAAGCGCCGCACGCCCTCCGCCGATGTCACGGCACAGGAACTGCGTGACCAGAGCTGGTGGCAGGGCCCCAAGGTGTACGTCGTGATCGACGACTTCGACCTGGTCTCCACGTCGAGCGGCAACCCACTGGCGCCGATCACGGAGATGCTGCCGTTCGCCCGCGATGTGGGTGTCCGCTTCATCATCGCCCGCAGCACGGCGGGCGCGAGCCGCGCGCTGTACGAGCCCTTCCTCCAGCGCATGATCGAGCTGGGCGCGCAGGGCGTGGTGCTGTCGGGCGACCCGAACGAGGGCGACATCATCGGCAACGTACGGGCGCGGCCGATGCCTACGGGCCGGGGCATCTTCGTGACGCGGCGGCGGGGGAACCCGTTGGTGCAGACGGGGCTTGTCGGCGGGGAGAGGTAG
- the eccD gene encoding type VII secretion integral membrane protein EccD: MTAQAAATGPGGQSHGTPSGGGTGFCRVTVVAPDSRVDVALPEDIPVADLYPEILRLSGQSPAPGAPVGYHLVRRDGTVLDSARTLAGHRILDGELLSMRPFSESLPPAVFDDVSDAVATAVAKDRTLWGDALMRGAGLFGGSVLLALLGFVLWTADPRHDMHGLPGILAAVVALLLLAFACVRARVYDDRGSAIALGTGALVNAAVAGSGLLPLSSGQGVGRLQFLLGCAAVLVVAVILMIVAPGGDAPFVAFVFASTIGLLVTFTAILTGIEPIEAAAVCSPLAVGVLAFLPGLSTRFARLPIGFEPPRTTVGDYGTSEPAPQGPVDAERIAAQARRGHELLLGLVGGCALVAVAAAAVLGFSDNVWGQLLALATGVAMLMRAHLFRYTAQVGCALAAGLGALVLLGLGLSLNPPTALMQDALKGDGAALDIRTVWLAAAVAGVAALITAIGLIVPRKGVTPFWGRFLEIAEAVVLLTLLPLCLAVFDVYHSIRALTS; encoded by the coding sequence ATGACGGCCCAAGCGGCAGCCACCGGACCCGGTGGGCAGAGTCACGGGACGCCGTCCGGCGGCGGAACCGGATTCTGCCGGGTCACGGTCGTCGCACCGGACAGCCGTGTCGACGTGGCCCTGCCCGAGGACATCCCCGTAGCCGATCTGTACCCCGAGATCCTCCGGCTGTCCGGACAGAGCCCCGCCCCCGGTGCCCCGGTCGGCTACCACCTGGTGCGCCGCGACGGCACCGTCCTCGACAGCGCCCGTACGCTGGCGGGCCACCGCATCCTCGACGGCGAGCTGCTCTCGATGCGGCCGTTCTCCGAGTCGCTGCCCCCCGCGGTCTTCGACGACGTCTCCGACGCCGTCGCCACCGCCGTGGCCAAGGACCGCACGCTCTGGGGCGACGCGCTCATGCGCGGAGCCGGCCTCTTCGGCGGCTCCGTCCTGCTCGCCCTGCTCGGCTTCGTGCTGTGGACTGCCGACCCGCGCCACGACATGCACGGTCTGCCGGGCATCCTCGCGGCGGTCGTCGCCCTGCTCCTCCTCGCCTTCGCCTGCGTCCGCGCCCGGGTGTACGACGACCGGGGCTCGGCCATCGCGCTGGGCACCGGTGCCCTGGTGAACGCTGCGGTGGCCGGCTCCGGTCTGCTGCCCCTGAGCAGCGGGCAGGGCGTCGGGCGGCTGCAGTTCCTGCTCGGCTGCGCCGCGGTCCTGGTGGTCGCCGTGATCCTGATGATCGTCGCGCCCGGCGGCGACGCTCCGTTCGTCGCGTTCGTCTTCGCGAGCACCATCGGCCTCCTGGTGACGTTCACCGCGATCCTGACCGGCATCGAGCCGATCGAGGCCGCCGCCGTGTGCTCCCCGCTCGCTGTGGGCGTCCTGGCCTTCCTGCCCGGGCTCTCGACCCGCTTCGCCCGCCTCCCCATCGGATTCGAGCCGCCCCGCACCACGGTCGGCGACTACGGGACGTCCGAACCGGCGCCCCAGGGCCCGGTGGACGCCGAGCGCATCGCCGCCCAGGCGCGGCGCGGCCACGAACTGCTCCTCGGCCTGGTCGGCGGATGCGCGCTGGTCGCCGTGGCGGCCGCCGCGGTGCTGGGATTCTCGGACAACGTCTGGGGCCAGCTGCTCGCCCTGGCCACGGGTGTCGCCATGCTGATGCGCGCCCACCTCTTCCGCTACACGGCCCAGGTCGGCTGCGCGCTCGCGGCGGGCCTCGGCGCCCTTGTCCTCCTCGGCCTAGGGCTGTCCCTCAACCCGCCCACCGCCCTGATGCAGGACGCGCTGAAGGGGGACGGTGCCGCCCTGGACATCCGTACGGTGTGGCTCGCCGCCGCCGTCGCGGGCGTCGCCGCCCTGATCACCGCCATCGGCCTGATCGTGCCGCGCAAGGGAGTGACCCCCTTCTGGGGCCGCTTCCTGGAGATCGCCGAGGCGGTCGTTCTGCTGACCCTGCTCCCGCTCTGCCTCGCAGTCTTCGACGTCTACCACTCGATCCGGGCCCTCACCAGCTGA
- the rpsO gene encoding 30S ribosomal protein S15, with protein MPLDAATKKQIMSEFAQKEGDTGSPEVQVAMLSRRISDLTEHLKTHKHDHHSRRGLLILVGQRRRLLQYLAKKDIQRFRALVDRLGIRRGAAGGAK; from the coding sequence GTGCCGCTCGACGCCGCTACGAAGAAGCAGATCATGTCCGAGTTCGCCCAGAAGGAGGGTGACACCGGATCCCCCGAGGTCCAGGTCGCCATGCTCTCCCGCCGGATCTCGGACCTGACGGAGCACCTCAAGACGCACAAGCACGACCACCACTCCCGTCGTGGTCTGCTGATCCTGGTCGGCCAGCGTCGCCGCCTCCTGCAGTACCTGGCCAAGAAGGACATCCAGCGCTTCCGTGCGCTGGTCGACCGCCTCGGCATCCGCCGCGGTGCGGCCGGCGGCGCCAAGTAA
- a CDS encoding polyribonucleotide nucleotidyltransferase codes for MENETHYAEAVIDNGTFGTRTIRFETGRLAKQAAGSAVAYLDDDTMVLSATTASKRPKDNLDFFPLTVDVEERQYAAGKIPGSFFRREGRPSEDAILTCRLIDRPLRPSFKKGLRNEIQIVETIMALNPDHLYDVVAINAASCSTQLAGLPFSGPIGATRVALIKGQWVAFPTHTELEDAVFDMVVAGRVLEDGDVAIMMVEAEATEKTIQLVKDGAEAPTEEIVAAGLDAAKPFIKALCKAQSDLASKAAKPVGEFPVFLDYQDDVFEALATAVTSELAQALTIAGKQEREAELDRVKEIAAEKLLPAFEGREKEISAAYRALTKKLVRERVIKDKVRIDGRGVTDIRTLAAEVEAIPRVHGSALFERGETQILGVTTLNMLRMEQQLDTLSPVTRKRYMHNYNFPPYSVGETGRVGSPKRREIGHGALAERAIVPVLPTREEFPYAIRQVSEALGSNGSTSMGSVCASTMSLLNAGVPLKAAVAGIAMGLISQEIDGKTHYVALTDILGAEDAFGDMDFKVAGTKQFVTALQLDTKLDGIPASVLAAALKQARDARLHILDVMNEAIDVPDEMSPNAPRIITVKIPVDKIGEVIGPKGKMINQIQEDTGADITIEDDGTIYIGAQQGSQAEAARATINAIANPTMPEVGERYLGTVVKTTTFGAFVSLMPGKDGLLHISQIRKLAGGKRVENVEDVLGVGAKVQVEIAEIDSRGKLSLIPVVEGEEADEKKDDTDK; via the coding sequence GTGGAGAACGAGACCCACTACGCCGAGGCCGTTATCGACAACGGAACCTTCGGCACCCGCACCATCCGCTTCGAGACGGGCCGCCTGGCCAAGCAGGCCGCAGGCTCCGCCGTCGCGTACCTGGACGACGACACCATGGTGCTGTCGGCCACCACCGCTTCCAAGCGGCCCAAGGACAACCTCGACTTCTTCCCCCTCACTGTGGACGTCGAGGAGCGGCAGTACGCGGCCGGAAAGATCCCCGGATCCTTCTTCCGCCGCGAGGGCCGCCCCTCCGAGGACGCGATCCTCACCTGCCGTCTGATCGACCGGCCGCTGCGCCCCTCCTTCAAGAAGGGCCTGCGCAACGAGATCCAGATCGTCGAGACGATCATGGCGCTCAACCCCGACCACCTCTACGACGTGGTCGCGATCAACGCCGCCTCCTGCTCCACGCAGCTCGCGGGCCTGCCCTTCTCCGGCCCGATCGGCGCCACCCGCGTCGCCCTGATCAAGGGCCAGTGGGTCGCGTTCCCGACGCACACCGAGCTTGAGGACGCCGTCTTCGACATGGTCGTCGCCGGTCGCGTCCTGGAGGACGGCGACGTCGCGATCATGATGGTCGAGGCCGAGGCCACCGAGAAGACCATCCAGCTCGTCAAGGACGGCGCCGAGGCTCCCACCGAGGAGATCGTCGCCGCCGGTCTGGACGCCGCGAAGCCCTTCATCAAGGCGCTCTGCAAGGCCCAGTCCGACCTGGCCTCCAAGGCCGCCAAGCCGGTCGGCGAGTTCCCGGTCTTCCTGGACTACCAGGACGACGTCTTCGAGGCGCTCGCCACCGCCGTCACCTCCGAGCTGGCCCAGGCGCTCACCATCGCGGGCAAGCAGGAGCGCGAGGCCGAGCTGGACCGCGTCAAGGAGATCGCCGCGGAGAAGCTGCTCCCGGCCTTCGAGGGCCGCGAGAAGGAGATCTCCGCCGCGTACCGCGCGCTGACCAAGAAGCTGGTCCGCGAGCGCGTCATCAAGGACAAGGTCCGCATCGACGGCCGTGGCGTCACGGACATCCGTACGCTCGCCGCCGAGGTCGAGGCCATCCCGCGCGTGCACGGCTCGGCGCTGTTCGAGCGTGGCGAGACCCAGATCCTGGGCGTCACCACCCTCAACATGCTCCGGATGGAGCAGCAGCTGGACACCCTTTCTCCGGTGACCCGCAAGCGCTACATGCACAACTACAACTTCCCGCCGTACTCCGTCGGCGAGACCGGCCGCGTGGGCTCGCCCAAGCGCCGCGAGATCGGCCACGGAGCGCTCGCCGAGCGCGCCATCGTGCCGGTCCTCCCGACGCGCGAGGAGTTCCCCTACGCGATCCGCCAGGTCTCCGAGGCGCTGGGCTCCAACGGCTCGACGTCCATGGGCTCGGTCTGCGCCTCCACCATGTCGCTGCTGAACGCCGGTGTGCCCCTCAAGGCCGCCGTCGCCGGTATCGCCATGGGCCTGATCTCGCAGGAGATCGACGGCAAGACCCACTACGTCGCCCTCACCGACATCCTCGGTGCGGAGGACGCCTTCGGCGACATGGACTTCAAGGTCGCCGGTACGAAGCAGTTCGTGACCGCGCTCCAGCTCGACACCAAGCTCGACGGCATCCCCGCCTCGGTCCTGGCAGCCGCGCTGAAGCAGGCCCGTGACGCGCGTCTGCACATCCTGGACGTCATGAACGAGGCCATCGACGTCCCGGACGAGATGTCCCCGAACGCCCCCCGGATCATCACCGTCAAGATCCCGGTGGACAAGATCGGTGAGGTCATCGGCCCCAAGGGCAAGATGATCAACCAGATCCAGGAGGACACCGGCGCCGACATCACGATCGAGGACGACGGCACCATCTACATCGGTGCCCAGCAGGGTTCGCAGGCCGAGGCCGCCCGCGCCACGATCAACGCGATCGCCAACCCGACCATGCCGGAGGTCGGCGAGCGCTACCTGGGCACGGTCGTCAAGACGACCACCTTCGGTGCGTTCGTCTCGCTCATGCCGGGCAAGGACGGTCTGCTGCACATCTCGCAGATCCGCAAGCTCGCCGGCGGCAAGCGCGTGGAGAACGTCGAGGACGTGCTCGGCGTCGGCGCCAAGGTCCAGGTCGAGATCGCCGAGATCGACTCCCGCGGCAAGCTCTCCCTCATCCCGGTCGTCGAGGGCGAAGAGGCCGACGAGAAGAAGGACGACACCGACAAGTGA